The following is a genomic window from Solanum lycopersicum chromosome 6, SLM_r2.1.
CCTCAGTGTCGCATTAATTTTTTGTCATCACACAGTCATATTTAATGGTATCCTCAAATGTATTTTCGTTAGTGTTTGacaatttcaattttcactcatgTATTGTCAATTTTTGTTGGGTTTGATAGCAAgggaaaatattttgatttaaattatttttttgagaattttgaaTAGAGAGGTTTGATGTATACTTGGCCCTTCCTTTTACCGGATTTTACATGCATGTTAGTTGTTGACTCAGAGCGTACTTGAAGAAATATATAGGAGGGTATAAGGTTTaagaaagtgaaatatcaagTGCAGATACAGTCTATAGAAGGTCTGTCATTGGCGTAAGTTATCAAGCATTTATGGCTTCAAGAATTTTCGACTGGTAGGTGCAATACATTATTATTCtcttttcatatttcaattttcCACATGTTTTAGTTGTTTTTTAATACTGTACAATTTTTGTTACAATCGGAGCTTGAGGTGTAATTTGTTCCATCTATCTTTGTTTTTAAATACATATTCTTCATATGCTAATCCATTGAACTTTAAAGCTTTATATTACTGAGATCCATCTCAGGAAACAGAAAAATGGACAACAATGAAGCTCTTGGAGATCTTagatagtaatttttttttttttgttattttgtattGATACTCAGAATGGCGGTGTTCTTTAGTATAAACCTATGTTGTTGTATTTATAAAACATCCCACACTGATAAAAAGTAAAGAATTATCGGAACTAAGGTGTATACTGCAATACACATCAAGTAATTTTCATTCTTCTAATTTTTACAAGTTACAAGTTATCCTTCATCACTATATAACTTTGCATTACATCTTTAAATTGATAATAGATTGTTGGACCGTGCTTAGAATCAAAATCATGTTACTATTGCAAATGGATATTATCTAAATTAGAGCTACATGCCTAAACaactagaagaaaaaaaaagaagaagaatactATTCAATTGTAAACTACATACAAGCCTAAACCTAAAAGAATAAAAGTTGAAAATCTAACGAATCATGGAAAGAGGATTAAGGCCATTATTCATAGTAAGGTGTCAATGGAACTATGAAAGCCTCAATAAAGAAGCAAACTAGCGCTAGCTCTCCATAACAATCAATGCATTATTTGCTAGAAACAAGAGCATGGAAGTAACAACCAAGGAGACTAGAGTCCAAATAAGAGGGGGATTTTTAACACTTTTCACAACTTCAAATAAAGGAAGAGGGCTGGCTCAGGCAATAAATCgtttacattatattttttggcATTCCAACTTATTGACATTGAAATTCAACATTAACCAAACTATTTAGGACCATATTAGGGTCATGAAATTAATGGAGAAAAATCGCTTTAACAAAACGAAAACAACTTGTGACTCTAtgacaattataataaatatgcaTTTCCATAATAATCAGAGCAACAGAGAAGTGACATAGACAGTCTAACAATGCACCTTTCAGAAATAAAGCACACACAGAGTTTGTATTAAGATAAACTAATCAAGGCGTAAGTGAAAACGATGGAGATATACAAAAGACTACAACTAGATAATCCTTTTATACTCAGCTTAGATCgaataagaaaataaaccttttaTGATCGAGCAAGAGTGAGATCTAATATGCTAACAACTAACACTAAACTATCTCAAAACAGAATATATACACAGATAACACATAAAAAGAACACCAACACAGCCTCATCATAAACGGAACAACATAGAAGAACCGAGAATTACAAAAAACCAAGAAAGGATTTACCTCTATACGACCATAACGAGATTCCCAGAACTCCGGCGAGCTCCGACGATAACTCAACTCCTTTTGGATGcttttttgttcaaatattAACTTTCTATCTGCAACCCTAAAAATCTTTCTTTTCCATAAACTGTGGTTCTCTCTATCCTTGTATCAGTGAATAATGACTCCCCTTTACTGAATGGAAAAGAGGGTATTTATAGACGAAATTAGGGCTCTATTTTGGGAGGAAAAGAAGGCGGATAGGAACAACGGTCGATTTTTGAAATCCCCACTCAGAAATCTCTGCTGCTTGTACTCAAATTGCAACGGCTAAGCAACAGGGGCCGTTCGATTTGACGCTAGGACGAGTGAATCGTTGATATTGCTCCATCTAGCACTGACACTTGTACGAATTGTCTGAGGAAGATGACCAGAAAATGCAGGGTACTGTCGCTGCTGCTTTCCGTGTGTTTTGACGGAATTATTGACGTCGTTTGGAGACGTTGCTGCTCTTGTGTAGACGCCGTTTCACCGCTGTGTGTTGGAATTGTTTTGTCGGTTATGAGTTTTACCGTTGGAATCAGCTGCTGGACTTAACGTCGTTGGCTTTCTCTGCCTCTGTTTGTTGTTAAACGTTAAAAGTAGGGAAAATTTCCCTTAAAAGTAACGTTTCTGGGAATTGGGCTGGAAGGTTGGTGGTTGCTTGGATTTTGGTGTTGAAGAAGTGGACTGCTGGAAAATTGAAATAAGAGGGCCCAACACTTGGTCTCCAAATGGGTTAGATTTGTAAGCAATAAAAGAGCTGAAGGATTACAAACTTAACCGGTCTAAGTTGAGAAGTTAGCCAAATTGAGTTTAATTAGTAAATTCGATTAAAACTGAAATATGACGAATTAATATATTAAGggcaactttcatatatagcaaacaaaaaattcatatttgtatattatagcaaagtttgcataattgcactccatagcaaacataaaactgtataattcgctatatatatacaattgtataattcgttgacctatttcgctgcaattgtataattcgctatcctatttcactgcaactgtataatgcacaattgtataattcactgcctattttgctgcaattttttttataaaatttgctttgcatacaattgaatcgaattaaaatgtatgtatattgcataattagcaagaagatatatgtctTTCCCTCGCTTTATACAAGAATAggaacacaatatatacacttttgttgtataaagctatagaaaattgtatttcaccgcaattgtataattcgttgaccttttctctgcaatatttgtataaaatttgcatttgtctacaattgaattgaagtaaaatgtttgtaaattgtataattaagtgtataacacaaagatatatgtttttgcatgtgtatatacaattttctctcgctttatacgaaacagaaacataaattatacacttttgtgtataaagcgagagaggcgagaatgggagagcGGCGAGCGAGacttttgggagagaggcgcccggtaaattttggctaacgttttgctatggagcacaattaaatcaaaccctagctactccatttattttaagttattagtttgctattatatacaattttccctataattaattaatgaacttcttaatcttaatgaaacaaaataattgatttaattataaactaattaattgaaaaatattaactattatataactaaactaattagtaaaatatttaagcAAAACAAAATCTTTTTTAGACGATTTatgaatattcataaaatgcactaattatatatataattatataaaatatatattttattgagaaattataaatttgacAATATTACATAACataacttgaaaaaatattttgaatttttataaaactaattattccaaatcatttgaaattaaagaaacttaaaaattaatactccctccatttcaaaGAGAACgatttcatttcctttttacTATTTCAAAACGAATgtcctctttctttttttggtaacatttttatttcagcttttcacgtggcatgtttaagtccacaagattaaaggatttttgtacatttgacataactttaatttaggaacACAGGATTGAaaagtctttttattttcttgaactctatgtcaagtcaaactagatcatTATTTGTAAAAcggagaaaatatatattatgaagggtcaaaattaaatatcaacgACTAGCTAATTTTGATCCTTTTTGATATACTCATAATATAGAGTAATTAAGTATTCAAATGGTTATAGTTCTTTTACATGGGTTTTCTATCTATTTTTCGGTGCTAGTGCCTAGCATCGAGTTGAgctttatcataaaataatctCTCTATACGAGGGatataaataaaacttatatacaTTTTAACCTTTCAAATTTCAGTAATTATAATATGTTATCGTAGTCGATCGCCAAAATTATGACATTGACTTGTAATGTATTCCcaaaaaagagtgaaaaaaatatatggagaACAAAAAGTAAAGACAAAAGTGAAGTGATGAGATTATCCAAAAGAAGGGGATATGGTAACTACGTGGCATCTTTCTAGTGGTTAGAGCAGTAGCTCCACGCCATGACTTCACTCGTCGTCCAGGAAAAAGATATCCCCCCAACTAGTTCTGTTTTCTACTCTGTTTTGTTTATGCCTTTTTCTTCATCAAACAATCCCAAAAATTCTcagaaacaaaataagaaaattatagcATATGGCAAGTTGTAACATGGCTTCTGCTGCATCAAGGTTTTTGGTGGCAACTCCTAATGTTGCCTCCAACACCACTTCTCGTactaatatgttattttttcccTCCAACAAGATCACCACCACCCAGAGACTCGTCGTAAGGGCGGCCGCAGAAGAGGCTGCCGCACCAGCCGCGGCCGCTACTGCTGAACCAGCCGTTGAAACCAAAGCTGCTAAGCCACCTCCAATTGGACCCAAGAGGGGATCCAAGGTAAGACTTTTAGTCTTTGTTTATAGTTATCGTCAAAGTTCAATGGTATATTTAAGCCGTacatatatgttattattgtattacaaataaaaagagatcatgaatatgttattatccTATAGGTGCCGATTAAATCGAGAATATGTTTGATacggagaaaaatattttttcactgaGAACATCTAAATGAATATTATTTGACAGGTGAGAGTTCTTAGGAAGGAATCTTACTGGTACAAGGGCACCGGTTCAGTTGTAGCTGTTGATCaggtaaaagaaataattatacatGATGTATGTCCAATTAGGATTTATTagtgatatttaacttttaataaTTTCCATTTTGTTGTTAATGTTTCAGGATCCAAAAACTCGTTACCCAGTTGTTGTACGATTTAACAAAGTGAATTATGCTAATGTTTCAACCAACAACTATGCATTGGA
Proteins encoded in this region:
- the LOC101266426 gene encoding photosystem I reaction center subunit IV A, chloroplastic; this translates as MASCNMASAASRFLVATPNVASNTTSRTNMLFFPSNKITTTQRLVVRAAAEEAAAPAAAATAEPAVETKAAKPPPIGPKRGSKVRVLRKESYWYKGTGSVVAVDQDPKTRYPVVVRFNKVNYANVSTNNYALDEIEEV